AGCGTACACAACGCGCGTCGGCGCGGGCGCATTGCCAACCGAAATCCGCGACGACGCCGACCCAGCCCGGCGCGCGCTCCAAGAAGTCGCGGCGACGACCGGGCGCACTCGCCGCGGCGGCTGGTTCGACGCCGAGGTCGTACGCTTTTCGTCGCAAGTCAACGGCACGGACAGTTTGTTCCTGACCAAGCTCGACATCCTCAGCCAATTCGACACGATCAAGATTTGTGTCGGCTACGAATTCAACGGCAAGCGCGCACATTATTACGCGCTCAACGCGTACCAACTCGAACAGGTCAAACCGATTTATCGCGAACTGCGCGGTTGGCGCACCGACATTACGCGCGTGCGCAAGTACGCCGATCTGCCCGCCCGCGCGCGCCAGTACATCGCGACCATCGAAAAGTTGGTCGGCGTGCCGGTCAAATGGATTTCGGTCGGACCTGAAAGAGAAGCGACGATCAAGCGATAAAGTTGGTCAATTGAACCGACCCCGGCTATAATGACGATCAGACAAGAGGATTTCCCCAACTTGTCCGAGGCGCAAATGCAAACTTTGTTTCAACGGCTTCAACAAGGCGCGGAACGAAACTTGCGCGACGCGAATCCGTGGTGGAACAATCAACCGATGCGGCAACTTCCACCCTTGAAACGGTGGGCGTTCGAACCGGTTCTCGCGCGGCTTAAAGGAGGACTCGCGCCGGTCATTGTTTTGCGCGGCGCGCGCCAAGTCGGCAAAACGACACTCTTACAACAGATCATCCAACAGCTCCTTGACGAAGGCGTGGAGCCGCAACGCATCCTGCGCGTCCAGTTCGACGAACTGCCCTCATTGCTGGAATTGAGCGAGCCAATTCTTGAACTCTCGCGCTGGTTCGAACAATCCATTCTCGGTAAAACTTTTAACACTGCCGACCGTGATGGACGACCTGCCTTTTTGTTTTTCGATGAAGTTCAAAATCTCCCGGATTGGGCGCCGCAACTCAAACACCTTGTTGATTTGCACGGCGTCCGCGTGATGGTGACCGGTAGTTCCGCACTTCGCATCGAGATGGGGCGCGACAGTCTCGCGGGACGTCTGAGTACGGTTGAAATGGGACCACTCTATTTACGCGAGATTTCCGCCTTGCGCGGGTTCGCTCCGATTCCCGCTTTCTTGCCATTCAACGGGCTTACCCCGCTCAAGGATAAAAAATTTTGGCAGGATCTTGCTTCGTTTGGACAGCAACATACCCAAACGCGTCATGCGGCATTCGCGGCTTTTTCCGAACGCGGCGCGTATCCTATTGCACACGTCCACGCCGAGCGTCCCTGGGAGGAACTTGCTGATCAGCTGAATGAAACAATTATCCGCCGCGTGATCCAACACGATTTGCGGATCGGCGAGAAAGGACGCCGCCGCGATGAAAAATTATTGGAGGAGGTTTTCCGCGTCGCGTGTCGTTACATCGGACAATCCCCGAACCAACCACTTTATCTTGATGAACTCAAGCGCGCGATGGGCGCGAATATCGGGTGGCAACGCATTCTCGCCTACTTGCGCTTTTTGAATGGTACGCTCCTGGTGCGCCTGATAGAGCCACTCGAATTGCGTCTAAAACGCCGCCGCGGCGCGTCTAAGTTGTGCTTGTGCGATCACGCCTTGCGCGCCAGTTGGCTGCAAGAAGTCGTGCCCTTAACCGAAGAAGGACTGGCGGCGCAACCTCATCTCTCCGATCTTGCTGGACACGTTGCCGAAAGTGTCGTGGGATATTTCGTCAGTTCGATTCTCGGTTTGGATGTGGCGCATTTTCCCGAACGCGGCGCAGAGCCAGAGGTGGATTTCGTCTTGACGGTTGGCGAACAACGCATCCCAATCGAAGTGAAATATCGCCGACGGATTGAGTACAGCGACACACGCGGCTTGCGAAGTTTCATCGAGCGCTCCGTCTACAATGCGCCATTTGGCTTGCTCATCACGCTCAACGAATCGGTTGACATTGACGATCCGCGCATTGTCGCGATGCCACTTTCGACATTATTACTGCTGCGCTAACTGCGCCAGCCAGCAACGATTTTCCAAACAACCGGCACCCTGTGACGAATCACGCGGGTTTCGGACAGGAGCACCCTATGCCTTTCATCGAATTGAACGATCTCACCGAACACGAAATCGTCCCAGGTTTTCACGGACGGTTTGTCCACTCGGCGAACATGACGCTGTCGTCGTGGCAGATTGATGCGGGCGCAATTTTGCCGGAGCACGCGCATCCGCATGAGCAAATCTCGATCGTGCTCGAAGGTGAATTCACATTCACGCTCGTCGGTGAAACGCGCACTGTGAGACCTGGGTCGGTCATCGTAATTCCGGCAAACGTCAAACATTCCGGCAAAGCAATCACACCTTGCCGGTTTATGGATGTCTTCTATCCAGCACGCGAAGATTATCGCAAGTAGAACATGGAAAATAGGGAAACCAGGGAAATTAGGGAAACGGTGACCTCATTTCCCTCGTTTCCTTGTCGCGCTTTTTCCAGACTTTTTCCCCATGCGCTTTGATCGCAACCACATCCTCACATTCCTCGCGCGTCTCTTTTTTCTTTGGATCATTTATCAGTACGCACTCGGCGGATGGGAGAACGCGCGAATAATTTTTGATTACATCGGTTTGTCTGCCTGGCTCGCACTTTTCACCGTCATCGCGCTGGTATTGTATCAAAGCGATTGGCGCGCGGATGTGCCGTTGTTCGTCGCGGCGTATGCGCTCGGTTACTGGGGCGAATGGTGGGGCACGACGCGCGGCGTGTGGACGTACTCGAACGGGCAAACTCCGCCGGATTATTTGCCGCCGTTGTGGGCAATCGGTTTGCTCACCGTCACACATTTGCGTGCGTTGATTATGGGACGCGGATTAACGCAGACGAACGCGGATAAAAATAATCTGTCCGCGTTCGTCCGCGTTAATCCGCGTCCTATGTTTATGCTCGCGTCGTTCATCGCGCTACCCGTACTTACGTTTGCCATCAGCGCGCCAAAACTCACGGCGGTAGATTGGTCGGGACGACTCGACGCGATGTTAGCCGCGGGCATCCTGGTCGGCAGCGCGTTGATCGCGTACCGCTTCAATCTCGACGAAGCATTCGAGTTGTATCTGTGCGGGATGTTATTGGGAGGAACGTACGAGTGGCTGGGCACAACAATGCGCGAGTGGACCTATATCACGGGCGAAGCGCCGCCGCTGTGGATCATTCCATTGTGGGGACTCGCGTGCATCGCGATGTTAAAATTGTCGCGCTTGATTTCGGTTCTCGCGCGTCAAGCGCATTCTGCTCTCATGTTTATCATTGATGAATTTTACACATGGAACAAGATCAAAAAAACCAAGCCCTAGCTGAATTCGTTTTGCGCGAACTTGAGGATGAACGCAACCAGGATGATGTGATTGCCTCAATCTGTCTACAGAGTGGCTGGCATTGGCAGGACGCCAAGAAATTTCTGGAACAGGTGCAAGTCAATTATCAACCACAACTTCGAGCCAAGCAAAACAATCTGGTTTTTCTCGCGAGCATAATTATGATCCTTGATGGCATCGTCAATGTCATCATTGGATTTAGCTGGATATTCGGACCCGCGTTCTTTAACCCGCGCCTTCTCAGTTCCAAGCCACCCACCGACGGTGTCATCGTCGCAACGGTGATGAGCTACCTGATTCGGGCACAGATCATCAACAGTTTTTTTCTGGGACTGATTCTCACCGGCATTGGTATGATTGCTGGCGGCATCATCTGGATCGGCGTGTCTATCTGGCGAGGACTGAAATCTCCACTGACATAAACCTACTTGCCGAAGATCATACGTAATGCATGAAACCCCGCACGATAAAACCAATCGCCGCGCTTGCCGTAGGCAATGTGCGCGACCAGTCGCTTGAATTGCAGTCGTCGCCCCAACGCGCTCCACGCGATACGCCGTTCGTAATCGGCAAACGAAAAATCCTCATGCTCAATCGCGCGCATCGCCGCGTTCGCCGCGAACTTGCCGAAATCGAGCGCGTGCGAAATTCCTTCGCCGAACAACGGCTCGGTCCCCGCCGCATCACCCGCGAGCAAGACGCGCGGCGAGGAATGCTTCATCGCCGCGTCGTACCACCGTTCGGGATGTCCTTGCAAACGCGCCTCGTCCAATTCGACGTTTCGTCGCGCGAGCGATTCATCGAAAATCGGCTTGAGTGGCGCGCGCGGAAAATCGGGATGCACACGCGAATCGAACACGCCGCGATTCATCGCCGGCGTGCCTTGCTTGAACGATGGAAAGTCCCAGTAGTAACCTTGCGCGCCGCGCGCTATCGGCGTGAAATCGAATACCGCCGTGTTTTCGATAAACTCTGGCGCGCGAGTCGCGTCCGCCGGCGTGAGAATTTCCATCAAGCGCGAAATGCGATCCCAGCGCGCCAGACCCAGTTTTTGGCGGACGACACTGTTCGCGCCATCCGCTCCGATCACGATTTTTGCGCGATAGCTCCCGCGCGTCGTTTGGATCTCCACACCGCGCTCATCGCGTCGCAAATCACGCAACGCCTCATCTTCGCGCAGTTCGATGCCGCGTGTGCGCGCGATACGCGTCAACGCCATATCGAATTCTTCACGGCGTACAACGCGAAAGATATCGCGTTGATGAAACGTGAACCGCAAATCGTCGTACACAAACCGAATCGCGTGAATCGGAAACGACGGCACATCCACCGTGACGCGCAACTGCGCGAGCAACGCGTCCGCGTGTGTCGTCACGCCGCCGCCGCACAGTTTGGGTCGTGGGAATACCGCTTTATCAATAACGAGTGTGCGTCGCGCGAGATCGGAATCGCGATTCGCGATTTGAATCGCGGCAGATGAACCCGCTGGTCCCGCGCCAACAATCAGAATATCGTACTCGGTCACTCGCCTCCGTCATTTTAGGATTTGCGATTGGTTCAGTGACTGCTCACCCTTGCGAAGGTTCGAGCGCATCTTGGAGTGGAATGTGGTCTCCTTTGCCAAGAATCGTTACTTTCGCAAGGATGGCTGTGGCACAATCCATTTCATCAAATCCTAAATCTGAAATCATAAATTCACCGCCGCGCCTTCGAGTGCGAGCAATTTACGCTTGAGCGCCAGCCCGCCGCCGTATCCACCCAGCCCGCCGTCACTGCTGATGACGCGGTGGCAAGGCAGAATGATTGGCAACGGATTCGCACCGAGCGCCTGACCGACCGCCCGCGACGCGCCGGGTTTGCCAATCGCCCGCGCGATCCAACCATACGACCGTGTTTCGCCGAACGGGATACGATGCGCGGCTTGCAACACCGCGCGCTGAAACGGTTTCACCAAAGACCAGTCCAAGCGCACATCGAATTCGCGGCGATGACCTTCAGCGTACTCGCGTAATTCACGCGCGAGGTCGGCAGGCGGCGCGTCCACAGTTGTGGCATCGGGAAACGCGCGTTGCAAATCGCGCAACATTTGCGCGCGCGAACCGCGTGGTAGATGCAATGCCGCGATGCCGCGCTCGGAAAACGCGATGCCTAGCCAACCGATGCGCGTTGCAAAAACTGCGAGTTGCATTTCGCCATACGCGCGCATCAACTGCGCGCGTATCGCCGCGCGACGCGTGGACGGGGGAATGGACTCGCGTCGCCGCCATTCGAGCAACGTCTCCTCAAGATCACGCTTCATCGAGCAACACCTTTCTCAGTTTCGCCAACGCGCGATGCAAACGCACGTACGCGCTGTTCGCCGAACAACCGAGCATCGCCGCGAGGTCTTCGCCGCTCAATTCGTCGAAATACGCGAGGCGAATGATCTCACGATCGCGATCGCTCAGACGCGCGATGCCGCGCCGCACCGCCGCGAATTCATCTGCGCGCGTCACCGCGTCGTTCGGGTTATCGTCCGACGCGCGCGCCGCGATCTGATCGAGCGCGATGTGATCGCGCCGCGCACGATAAAAATCCACAACGCGACGCGACGCGATGCGATACAACCACGCGACGAGCGGCTTGTCCTGCCAACGCAAACGTTTGATGTCGCGCAGCGCATCCTCAAACACACTCGCCGCAATATCTTCGGCGATCTCACGCGAACCGACGCGGCGATATGCGTACACGTAGATGCGCTTATAGTGCGCGTCGAACAATTCGCCGAACCCCGCCGCGCTCGTTTGGGCGCGCGCCAACAAGGCGCGATCATCCACTCGGCGCATTCATCACCCGCACACCCAAAACGCCCTCGAAATTCAGCAACCACTCTTTGCGCCACAATCCGCCGCCGTACCCGGTGAGCGAGCCATCCGAACCGATAACGCGATGGCACGGCACGATGATCGAAATCGGATTCTGTCCATTCGCGCTGCCGACCGCGCGTAGCGCGTTGCGGTCGCCCAACGCGATTGCCATGTCGCGATAGGAAATCGTTTTGCCGAACGGAATTTTCAGCAACTCGCCCCACACGCGTTTTTGAAAATCGGTCCCGCGCAGATCCAACGCGAGCGAAAACTCTGTGCGCGTGTGATTAAAATACTCGTCCAGCTGTGAAACGCCTTCGCGCAAACAATCTGGGAGCGTGACGCTCGGCGTCCCGGCATCAACAAAATAGAGCGAGGCGATGCCCTTTGCGCTC
This is a stretch of genomic DNA from Chloroflexota bacterium. It encodes these proteins:
- a CDS encoding cupin domain-containing protein; the encoded protein is MPFIELNDLTEHEIVPGFHGRFVHSANMTLSSWQIDAGAILPEHAHPHEQISIVLEGEFTFTLVGETRTVRPGSVIVIPANVKHSGKAITPCRFMDVFYPAREDYRK
- a CDS encoding ATP-binding protein, which translates into the protein MQTLFQRLQQGAERNLRDANPWWNNQPMRQLPPLKRWAFEPVLARLKGGLAPVIVLRGARQVGKTTLLQQIIQQLLDEGVEPQRILRVQFDELPSLLELSEPILELSRWFEQSILGKTFNTADRDGRPAFLFFDEVQNLPDWAPQLKHLVDLHGVRVMVTGSSALRIEMGRDSLAGRLSTVEMGPLYLREISALRGFAPIPAFLPFNGLTPLKDKKFWQDLASFGQQHTQTRHAAFAAFSERGAYPIAHVHAERPWEELADQLNETIIRRVIQHDLRIGEKGRRRDEKLLEEVFRVACRYIGQSPNQPLYLDELKRAMGANIGWQRILAYLRFLNGTLLVRLIEPLELRLKRRRGASKLCLCDHALRASWLQEVVPLTEEGLAAQPHLSDLAGHVAESVVGYFVSSILGLDVAHFPERGAEPEVDFVLTVGEQRIPIEVKYRRRIEYSDTRGLRSFIERSVYNAPFGLLITLNESVDIDDPRIVAMPLSTLLLLR
- a CDS encoding methylated-DNA--[protein]-cysteine S-methyltransferase codes for the protein MTYYRSPIGLIKITSSAKGIASLYFVDAGTPSVTLPDCLREGVSQLDEYFNHTRTEFSLALDLRGTDFQKRVWGELLKIPFGKTISYRDMAIALGDRNALRAVGSANGQNPISIIVPCHRVIGSDGSLTGYGGGLWRKEWLLNFEGVLGVRVMNAPSG
- a CDS encoding FAD-dependent monooxygenase is translated as MTEYDILIVGAGPAGSSAAIQIANRDSDLARRTLVIDKAVFPRPKLCGGGVTTHADALLAQLRVTVDVPSFPIHAIRFVYDDLRFTFHQRDIFRVVRREEFDMALTRIARTRGIELREDEALRDLRRDERGVEIQTTRGSYRAKIVIGADGANSVVRQKLGLARWDRISRLMEILTPADATRAPEFIENTAVFDFTPIARGAQGYYWDFPSFKQGTPAMNRGVFDSRVHPDFPRAPLKPIFDESLARRNVELDEARLQGHPERWYDAAMKHSSPRVLLAGDAAGTEPLFGEGISHALDFGKFAANAAMRAIEHEDFSFADYERRIAWSALGRRLQFKRLVAHIAYGKRGDWFYRAGFHALRMIFGK
- a CDS encoding sigma-70 family RNA polymerase sigma factor yields the protein MDDRALLARAQTSAAGFGELFDAHYKRIYVYAYRRVGSREIAEDIAASVFEDALRDIKRLRWQDKPLVAWLYRIASRRVVDFYRARRDHIALDQIAARASDDNPNDAVTRADEFAAVRRGIARLSDRDREIIRLAYFDELSGEDLAAMLGCSANSAYVRLHRALAKLRKVLLDEA
- a CDS encoding methylated-DNA--[protein]-cysteine S-methyltransferase — its product is MLRDLQRAFPDATTVDAPPADLARELREYAEGHRREFDVRLDWSLVKPFQRAVLQAAHRIPFGETRSYGWIARAIGKPGASRAVGQALGANPLPIILPCHRVISSDGGLGGYGGGLALKRKLLALEGAAVNL